A DNA window from Centropristis striata isolate RG_2023a ecotype Rhode Island chromosome 10, C.striata_1.0, whole genome shotgun sequence contains the following coding sequences:
- the gjc4b gene encoding gap junction gamma-1 protein — MSWSFLTRLLDEISNHSTFVGKIWLTLLIVFRIVLTAVGGESIYYDEQSKFECNTQQPGCENVCYDAFAPLSHIRFWVFQVIMITTPTIMYLGFAMHKIARMEDDDYRPRNRKRMPIVSRGANRDYEEAEDNGEEDPMILEEIEPEKDKEVAEKPSKKHDGRRRIKRDGLMKVYVFQLLSRAIFEASFLFGQYVLYGLEVAPSYVCTRSPCPHTVDCFVSRPTEKTIFLLIMYAVSALCLFFTMLEILHLGYSGVRDCFCAPRPRPPTPRHPALSSQRSSICRQPSAPPGYHTAVKKDPSGKMGFRDNLGDSGRESFGDEASSRELERLRRHLKLAQQHLDLAYQNEESSPSRSSSPESNGTAVEQNRLNFAQEKQSSTCEKGLRA; from the exons ATGAGCTGGAGTTTTCTTACACGTTTGTTGGATGAGATTTCCAACCACTCCACCTTCGTTGGCAAAATCTGGCTCACCCTCCTCATCGTCTTCCGCATCGTGCTGACGGCTGTCGGAGGCGAATCCATCTACTACGATGAACAGAGTAAATTTGAGTGTAACACGCAGCAACCTGGTTGTGAGAACGTGTGCTATGATGCATTTGCGCCCCTATCACACATTCGCTTCTGGGTGTTTCAGGTGATTATGATCACCACGCCCACCATCATGTACCTGGGCTTTGCTATGCATAAGATCGCCCGCATGGAGGACGACGACTACCGGCCCCGCAACAGGAAAAGGATGCCGATAGTGAGCCGCGGTGCCAACCGGGACTACGAGGAAGCGGAGGACAATGGGGAGGAGGACCCCATGATCCTGGAGGAGATTGAGCCAGAAAAGGACAAGGAGGTGGCGGAGAAGCCCAGCAAAAAGCACGACGGACGCCGCCGCATCAAGCGCGATGGCCTGATGAAGGTCTATGTGTTCCAGCTGCTGTCACGCGCCATCTTTGAGGCTTCGTTCCTGTTTGGACAGTATGTCCTTTATGGGCTGGAGGTGGCGCCGTCGTATGTATGCACACGCTCTCCCTGCCCGCACACAGTGGATTGCTTCGTCTCACGTCCCACAGAGAAAACCATCTTCCTGCTCATCATGTACGCCGTCAGCGCCTTGTGTCTGTTCTTCACCATGCTGGAAATCCTTCACCTTGGCTACAGCGGTGTCAGGGACTGCTTTTGCGCACCGAGGCCCCGGCCCCCCACCCCCCGCCACCCGGCTCTGTCCAGCCAGAGGTCTTCCATCTGCCGCCAGCCATCGGCACCCCCGGGCTACCACACGGCCGTAAAGAAGGACCCATCTGGGAAAATGGGTTTCAGGGACAACCTGGGAGACTCGGGCCGGGAGTCGTTCGGGGACGAGGCTTCGTCCCGGGAGCTGGAGAGGCTGCGGAGACACTTAAAACTGGCCCAGCAGCATCTGGACTTGGCTTACCAGAACGAGGAGAGCAGCCCGTCACGCAGCAGCAGCCCAGAGTCCAACGGCACAGCGGTGGAGCAGAACAGACTAAACTTTGCCCAGGAGAAACAGAGCAGTACATGTGAAAAAG GTCTACGTGCATAA